Below is a window of Cryobacterium sp. PAMC25264 DNA.
GCGCTGCTGCGGATCCACCCGGACGCGGTCTACGAGTGGTTCATGGAGATGTTCATCGACGCGTACGACTGGGTGATGGTGCCCAATGTCTACGCGATGAGCCAGTTCGCGGCAGGGGATGCGATCACCACCAAGCCCTACGTGTCGGGCAGCAACTACCTGCGCACGATGTCGGACCTGCCGGCCGGCGAGTGGACGGCGGACTGGGACGGTCTGTACTGGACGTTCATCGACGACCACCGGGCGGTGTTCGCGGCCAACCCGCGCACGCGCATGGTCACCTCCCTGCTGGACAACATGGCCCCCGGCACCCTGGACGCGCATCGGCGGCGGGCGGCGGTCCTGCTCGACGCCGGGCGCTCCCGCTGACACGCGGTCCACGTCGTTCGATGCCGCAGACGCGGGGACTACCCTGGAGCCGGGTCCCTTCGGGACGCATTGGGGAGAACGCATGCGCAACACAGTCCTGGCACGGAGCCGCACTCTGGGAACCGTCGCCGTCCTGGCGGGCCTGCTCCTGCTCACCGGATGCGCCGGCACAGCCGCGCAAACACCGGCCGCCAGCCCGACCCCGTCCGCCACCCCGGCGCCAGCCACGAGCACCCCCACTCCGACCCCCACGCCCACGCCGACGGCGCTGAGCCTGGACGATCCGACCACCTGGGTCATCGGGTTCACCGGCATCGGGCCGCTGAGCGTCGGCGACAACATCGACGATGCCGCCGCGTCGATGACCGCCTTCACCAGCACCGTCTACGACGGCTGCCCCGCGGTGGTCGCCTACGGCCGCACCGGATTCCCCACGGTCTTGATCCCGGACCGGCTCGGCACCGGCGTCGTGGAACAGCTGGTGCTGCAGGGCGGCGCGGACTTCACGACTCTGGCCGGCGCCTCTCCGCACACCGACGCGGGCATCGGCATCGGCTCCACGCTCGACGACCTCATGACGGCCTACCCTGCGGTCACCTTCCAGGATGACCCGTTCACGGCGCACTACGCGCTGCCCGACGACACCGGCAACTGGATCAACTTCGTGCTGTCCGACGACGTTGTCAAGGACATCATCGTGCGGGCGAGCCCGGTCGTGGCCAAGGAATACTGCGGCTAGATCGCACGCAAGTTCGGCCCTCCAGGAGCACTGTGTCAGATCGATGTCCACGATGCATTGCTGTGGAGTTCCGCGTCAACGTCTAGGCTCGATGTCCGTGCGGTAGCTGTCGCAGACCAACCATCGAAGGAGATCATCGTGCCTGTCATCGCCATTATCGGAGCCGGACCTGGACTCGGCGCAGCCGTTGCGCGACGCTTCGGGCGCGAGGGGTTCTCGATAGCGCTGATCTCCAGGAATCAGTCGAAGCTCGACGTTATGGCTGCCGAGCTCACGGCTGCCGGTTTCATCGCGAGCGGCTATGCCGCGGATGTGCTCGCGCCGACGTCGATGGAAGCCGCCCTCGAGCGTGCGGAAGCAGACCTCGGCCCCATCTCCGCGCTTCAATACAGCCCGCTCCCCTCGCGGGACTACCTCAAGCCTGTGTTGGAGATGACTCCCGAGCTGGCTTTGGAGGCACTGCGGTTCTCAGCCCTCGGACTCATGCACGCGGTGCGTGTGGTGCTGCCCTCGATGAGGCGCGCCGGTGACGGCAGTGTCATCTTGATCAACGGTGGTACCTCGGTGAAGGCTCGTGCTGGCTTCGCCGGCACCTCGGTCGCCTTTCCTGCCGAGAGCGCCTACGGGGAGATGCTCCACGACGCCCTCGAGAGTGAGAACATCCGGGTGAGCCAACTCGTCATCCCCGGCGCAATCCCTCAGCTTGACCTCGCCCATGGCATCGACAGCGTCGCGGATCGGATTTGGGACCTCCACACTGTTGCCGGTCCGTTCCGCACCATGCTCATCCCACTCGAGGACGGCCGGGAGTAGTCGGGCGCATCCGCCCGACGAGGGCCGGAAGTCAGCCCGAGGCCGGCACGGAGGCCGCCTCGAGCGCGCTCAGCTCGGCACCCCGGGCTTCGACAGCCGCCCGCTCGCCCTGCGCGGCGCTGACGGATGCGTCCAGTTCCGCCTGCCGGCCGGCCAGCTCGGACTCCGCCGCGGTGATCTCGGTGGTCCTGCGCAAGAGAAAGTCTCCCCACGCTTCGTCTCCCGGAGTGCCGTCGGCGTCCACCACGACCAGCCGGGACTGGTCCTCGGCCCTCAACGCGTTGTACTCGCTCACCTGATCGTTGTGCCGGGTGAGCTCGGCCTCCAGCTGCGCCCGATCGGCCTGCGCCTGCGCGGCCGCGTCGGCGTTGGCCTGCTCGTGCCCCACGAGGGCATCCGCCTGGGCCTGATAGTCGGCCCACAGCCCGGTCCACAGGGAGTCCAGGGCGCCGTCGATCGCCACGAGAGCCTGCCGGTCGGTGAAGTAGGGCGCATAGAAGGCCTCCAACGCCGGATCGCCCGCATCCGCAATCTCGGTGCCGAGATAGGCGAACTGCTCGGTCGACCGGTTCTCGCTGACCGTGCCGACCGACGAGGCCAGGCTGGTCTGCACCGGGTCGTCGGCGGGAACCGACGCCCAGCGTGCCTCCAGCAACGGATCGAGCCGGTCCCGCTCGTCGGGATCGAGCCGGGCGTATGCGGCGTGCAGAAACTCGTGGGCGGCCGTGACGACGACCTGATCGGCGAGGCGTTCGTCGCCGGGGCGGAAGATCGCCACCCGGCCGGATTCGCCGCCCATCCCGTAGTAGCAGCCGACGACCGCCCAGCGACCGTCTTCGGAGCTTTCGGAGGTGCTGCCACAGGCCTCGCGAAAATCGGCGCTGTCCAGCAACTCGGGCCGCGTATCGGTGAAGATGGCCTCACCCTCGTCGGTGAGCCCGATCCGGTCGCTCACCTGCTCCATCTCTACCGACAGCCTCGTTGCAGCCGGGTCCCATGGCGGTCCGGCGGGCAGGATAGTCAGGGCGAGCAACCCGGCGGCCGCCAGCGTCGGTACGAGGATGATCCAGGTCACGGCCGAGCGCCGCGCCAGAACACCGGTGCGGGGCGGGCGCGGTTCGCCGTGCTCGGATTCGAAGAGCGTCACCGGCGAAGTATGACACGAGCGGGAGCCCACCGCGTGGCGACTGTGGGCGAACTCGGGTCTACCGCAGGCTCGGGTCGAGCTCGGGCTCGACGGCGTCGATCTGCAGTGCTCCGTCGCCGGTGGAGAGGGTCCACGCGGCGCCGATGTACTCGATCGCCGTCAGGTCGCCAGAGGCGAAGCCCACGTTGAAGCCGCCGGCCAGCACGAGTCCTTCATCGTCCGCACCGTCGAACAGGGTGGGCGTGCTCGCTCGCAGGCTGTCCTCGCTCAGGGTCGTGGTCCCGCGCTCGTCACGGATGGCCGCTGCCACGATGGCCGCATCGGTGGCGGCGAAGTCGACGGTGACGGTGGTGCGTACCAGGAGCAGGGGAGTCTGCTGGTCCACACTCAGGGTGGCGAAGATCTTGTCAACGCCGACGGCCGTGGTGGTGGCACGCGGACCGCCGTCCCGGGTGAGCGGCGACGGCAGACTCTGAGAGACGATGACACCGGCATCCCTGAGCCCGTAGCTGGCCACATGGGGCGCAAGGGCGGCATGGGCTGCAGGCGTGAACCACGGCGACGCGGCCTCGAACCAGGTGGCGTCGGCGGTCGTGGAGTCGTCCAGGAGCGCCGAATCCAGACCTGCTTCCGTCACGTAGACGAGCGCCGCCCGCTGTGCGGCCTCGGCTTCCTCGATGGTGAAGCCGTACGTTGCCAACGAGTCGAGATCGACGACCGCCGGGTCGAACCGGGCGCGGGCTGACGCCGGATCGAGTGTCGTGTGGCAGTAGCTGCCCGCGTCATCCTCGACCTGTTCCTTGGCGATGACGTCACCCCAGGGCCCCTGTCCGTCGGACTCCGGGCAGGCGCCGACGGCGGTGGGTGCCGGTGTGGCCGGGGACGGGGCGGCGCTGGACGGGGCCTCCGCGGCAGGCGCCGCACCGGCGCAGCCGGTGAGGACCAGGACCGCCGAGACGAGGAGAGAGCCCGCGGGCCCTCGGTAGTGAGCGCGAGGGGCAGCCACGCCCACCACACCCGGATTCTGCTTGTATGCGGTGTCCCCGGTCAGCCGGCGAAAGGTCTCCATCAGTGTTCCCCCATGCGCCGAGCCTAACAATGGGGTGCGCAGAACGGGCGGTCAACCGGCCAGCTGGTTCTCCCAATCCGCGCGTACGCGGCCGGCCGGACCCGGCACGGGTTGGGTGGCCGGATGGCTCTGCGGGTCGGCGAGCCGGGGCCCGGTCACGAACGCGTTCACGGTGTAGTTCCAGAACCAGTCCTCGCCGGCTTCAAAGCTCAGGATCACCGGGTGTCCCGCCGCCGCCGCATGTGCCGTCACGTGCCGGTTGAGGGAGTCGTCGCAGCACCTCACATGCCCGCAGGCCGCGCACCGGCGCAGGTGCAGCCACCAATACGCGTGGTCCACGCCTGACTGGTGCCGGACCGGACAATTGGGCCCGGTACGCCGGGCCCATTTGTCCGCTTCGGGACCAGTCGCGGGTGGGAGCAGGTGCGGGGGCCGGCTACTCGCCCGAGAGGGCGAGGTTGACGAAGGCCCGCACGGCGGCGGAGGCCCGGCGTTTGCGTGACGCGGCGAGATACACCGTGAAGTCGGGCACATGAGCCACGGGGATGCGGCGCACATTGAGGGCGTCGTGCGCCGCGAACTCGGGCAGCAGGGCGACGCCGAGGCCATTGGTGACGTACTCGGCCGCGGTGCCGATGTCGGAGACCTCGATCATCACCCGGCGTTCCACCCCGGCGGCGGCGAACGCGTCATCCACGATCTGCCGGCTCGTATAACCCGGCGGCAGATCGATGAACTCCTCCCCGTCCAGGGTGGCGAGGTCCACGGTGGGCGAGGCCGCCAGCGGATGCCCGGCCGGAACCACGAGCACCATCGGCGAGGAGGCGATCGGCACAGCCGAGAGGGTGGCGGGCACAGGGCCGCTGAGCGCCAGGAAGGCCAGGTCCAGCTCCCCGCTGGCGAGCTCCTCGACGAGGTCGGCCGACCCGCGCCGGGCCGCGCGCAGCCGCACACCCACTCCGGGGTGACCGCTGCGGTAGAGCCCGAGCAACCGCGGCACGTTCACGAGCGTGACCGAGGTCATCAGGCCGATCACGATGGAGCCCGTGATGGCGTGGGTGGACTGTTGGGCCACATCCCGCACCGCGTTCACGGCATCGAGGGCTTCGCGCACCTTCGGCAGGAGCAACTCACCGGTGGAGGTGAGCCGGATCTGCCGTCGGCTGCGGTCGAACAGCTCGACCCCGAGCTCGCTCTCGAGGGACCGTACCCCGGCCGACACCGCGGATTGCGCGATCGTGAGCCGCTCGGCCGCCCGGGTGAAGTTGAGCTCGCCGGCGACGGCGCTGAAGAATTCGAGCTGCCTGAGATCCATGCGTCAATGATCTCATTCACAGATCGTTGTCATCGACTATTGGCGTTGTTTGCAATCGATCACGGCGGGATCATTGAGGGAGACGCCGGTTCGACCCGTCGTCGGAAGGACATCATGGCGCACACCAGCACCGCCCAGACCACCACCGTCGAGCCCGTCTCCCCGGCGACCAGCGCAGCGGAGCCGGCCACCGCCTTCGGACTCGGCGCCCTCGGCTCGCCCCGCCGCTCGGCCGACCGGGTCGTCGAGTGCCTCGAGGCCTACGGCGTCAAGTGGATCTTCGGGGTGCCCGGCGCCAAGATCGACCCCGTCTACGACGCCCTGCTCGACGGCGGCCCGCAGATGATCGTGGTGCGTCACGAACAGAACGCCGCGTTCATGGCCGCCGCCGTCGGCCGCCTCACCGGCGAACCCGGCGTGGTGCTCGTCACCAGCGGGCCCGGCACCGCCAACCTCGCCACCGGGCTGCTCACCGCCACCACCGAGGGGGACCCGATGGTCGCCATCTGCGGCGCCGTCTCGCGCGGCGACCGACTCAAGCGCACCCACCAGTCGATGGACGCCGTCGGTATGCTCTCCGCCGTCGCCAAGTCTGCCGGCGAGGTCAGCGTCGCCGACAACGTGCCGGAGGCCATCGCCAACGCCTTCCGCCAGGCGGTACAGGAGCCCAAGGGCGCCGCCGCCGTGGTGCTGCCGTACGACGTGCTCACCGACTCGACCACGGTGTCGATGACCACCCCGCACTGGGTGCCGCAGCTCGGCGCCGCCCCGGCCGCGAGCATCCGCGAGGCCGCCGAGCTTCTCCGCACCGCCCAGTTCCCGGTGATCCTCGCCGGCGCCCGGTCCGGCTCCGACCGGGCCGTTGCTGCCCTGCACCGGCTGCTCGGCGCCGCCAAGCTCCCGGTGGTCGAGACGTTCCAGGCCGCGGGTGTCATCTCCCACGACCTCGAGGAGCACTACCTCGGCCGGGTCGGACTGTTCCGCAACCAGCCCGGCGATGTGCTGCTGCACAAGGCCGACCTGATCCTGGCCATCGGCTACGACTTCGTCGAATACGAGCCGTCCAAGTGGAACAGGGACCACCTGCGCCGCATCATCCACCTCGACGAGCTGTCGGCAGACCTGGACGACTACTACCGCCCCACCGTCGAGCTGCGCGGCGACGTGGCCGAGACGATGGATGCGCTCGCTCGCGAGATCGACGGCCTGACCCTGTCGGCATCCGCGTCGGCCGTGGTCGCCACCGAGCGTGCGCGTCTGGCCGAAGCCGACCAGCCGATTCACCGCGACGACGAGTCCGAGGGGGTGCACCCGGCCGAACTGACCCTGGCGATGCGTGCCCTGCTGCCCGACGACACCACCGTGCTCTGCGATGTGGGCTCGCACTACATCTACATGGCCCGGCACTTCCGCACCTACCACCCGCGCACTCTGCTGTTCTCCAACGGCCAGCAGACCCTCGGGGTCGCCCTGCCCTGGGCGATCGCGGCAACCCTGGTGCGCCCCGGCACCCCGGTGGTCTCGGTGTCCGGCGACGGCGGGTTCCTCTACTCCGCGATGGAGCTGGAGACCGCCGTGCGGCTCGGCTCCACGTTCACCCACATCATCTTCAACGACGGCACCTACGACATGGTCGCGTTTCAGCAGCAGGGCAAGTACGGCCGTACCTCCGGTGTGCAACTGGGCGACTACGACGCCGTGCAGTACGCCGAGTCATTCGGAGCACACGGCTACCGGGTCACTCACCTCGATGACTTCGCCAAGGTGCTTGAGCAGGCCATGAACGACGACGGCCCGAGCATCATCGACGTGCGGGTGGACTACCGCAATAACCGCGACGAACTCATGGCCGACCTGGAAAGCGATGTGCTCCTGTGAGCACCATCCCCGCGCCCGCATTCACGGTGACCCGGCATGAGATCTTCCAGACCAGCCTGATGAGCGCGCTGCTCGACGGCGTCTACGAGGGCGAGATGACGGTGCGCGACCTGCTCGGCCACGGCAGCTTCGGCATCGGCACCTTCAACGGCCTCGACGGCGAGATGCTCATCGTCGACGGCAAGTGCTACCAGCTGCGCGCCGACGGCGGGGTGACCAAGGCCGACCTCGGCGCGTACACGCCGTACGCCGTCGTGACGAACTTCGTGCCGCACATCGAGAGCGCCCTGCCCGACAACGTGGTGCGCTCGGAGGCCTCGGCCTTCATCGACCACATGACGGCCTCCGAGAACTACATGTATGCGCTGCGCATCGACGGCGATTTCGAGTGGATCCGGATGCGCACCGTGGTCAAGCAGCAGAAGCCGTACCGGCCGATGGTGGAGGCCACCGACGAGGACGCCATCGTCGAGCTCCACGACGTCTCCGGTTCTTTGGTGGGCTTCCGCACCCCGCTGTACGAGCAGGGCATCGGCGTGCCCGGCTGCCACACGCACTTCATCACCGACGACCGCACCGGCGGCGGCCACGTGCTCGACTTCAAGCTCAAGTCGGGCAGCGCGGCGCTCTGCCTCGGCACCGACCTGCGCCTGCAGCTGCCGCTGACGGACGCATTCCGTGACGCCAATCTGTCGCCCGACGACCTGGCCCGGCAGCTGGCGAAGACGGAGCAGCACGCCTGACCCTGCGCGCCTGACCCTGCTCGACTGATCTTGCACGACTGACCGAACGCTCGCCGCCCGCCGGGGCCGCTCCAGAGGCCCCGGCGCGCGAGCGACGCGGTGGCGGGAATCGAACCCGCGTACACAGCTTTGCAGGCTGCTCCCTCGCCTCTCGGGCACACCGCGATGGGATGGATCACACGACCTGATCGGCTCGTGTTGAGAGCCAGTCTGACAACCCGTCGATCGGTCGACGGGTATGTGACGAAGGAAGACGAGATCGCGCCCGGCGTCCCGTGCCGAGGGCGAAAAGCACGCCAGGTGGCTTTGTTGCGCTTCCTAACACTTCGCGACGCCGCGTGACCTGAGAGATGTTCGGCACCGGCCGAGGGTCCCTATATTCGGACCCACCCCGTGCCCAATAGTCACAGCCGTCACCGAGGAGTTCCGTCGTTCATGTCTCGTACCCGCAGCACAACAACAGCCTTGATCACGCTGGGCGTGGTGTCCGCCCTCAGCCTGTCGGCCTGCGCATCCGCCGCGCCCGCCAGCACGGCGACCCGCGTCGACGGCGGCACCATCGTCTACGGCCATCAGCAGGAACCGGCCTGCGTCTTCGGCGGCTGGATCGAGCAGGCCTACCTCTCGTCCCAGGTGCTCGACGGCTTGGTCTCGCTCGACGAGAACCACCAGGTCGTGCCGTGGCTGGCCGATTCCTGGAGCGTCTCGGACGACCAGCTCACCTGGACCTTCACTCTCAAGGACGGTGTCACCTTCACCGACGGCACGCCGCTCACGGCCGCGGTGGTGGCGTACAACTTCGACTACTGGCTCGCCGGCGGCAACAGCACGGCCAGCGTCTGGCTGGCCGGCTACTACGCCTCCGCCCAAGCCGTGGACGACCGCACCCTCACCGTGAACCTCTCCGCTCCCTACCCGCGCCTGGCCGACAACCTCACCCAGGGCTACTTCGGCATCCAGTCGCAGCAGGCCCTGGAGACCCGCACCGACGAGGAGAACTGCGAGGCGCCGATCGGTTCGGGCGCGTTCGTCGTGGACCACTGGAACCGGGGTGAGGAGATCGTGCTGGTGCGAAACGAGGACTACACCTCGCCTCCGGCCAACGCCAAGCACACCGGCGTCGCCTACGTCGATCAGATCGACTGGAAGTTCGTGGCCGACCCCACCACCCGCGCCGCCTCGCTCAGCGCGGGCGAGACCGACGTCATCTACGACGTTCCCGCCGTGGCCTGGAAGACCCTGGAGAGCGCGGGCTTCCAACTGGAGAAATACATCACCCCCGGCCGGCCCCAACAGCTCACCTTCAACACCTCGAGCGGACCGTTCGTCGACGAGAAGGTGCGGCAGGCGTTCGCCTACAGCCTGGACCGCGAGTCCCTCGTCGAGACGATCGGGCAGGGCGTCATCCCCTACGAGGGCAACGGCGGCGTCAGCCAGGCCACCCCCGGCTACAGCCAGGCGGCCGCGGACCTCTACAACCTCGACACCGACACGGCCGACAGCCTGCTGGATGCCGCGGGCTGGACCGGCCGAGACGCCGACGGCTACCGCACGAAGGGTGGGGAGACGCTCGACGTCGTGCTGCCCTACGGCGCCGGCTCGATCGTGAACGCCGACGGCGCCTCCATCCTGCAGGGCCTGCAGGAGCAGGCCAAGGCCACCGGCTTCAAGGTCGAGCTGATTCCGGTGCCGCAGAGCGCCCTGTTCGCGGGCGAGTACTCGCAGCCCGACGAGAAGGACATCTCGGTGGGCTACTGGACGGCCGTGACCAGCGGCATCCTCGCCATCAACTGGAGACAGGGCACCCCGGAGGCGCCGAACTACAACAACGCCTCGTTCACCAACTACCCCGAGCTCGAAAGCATCATCCTCGAGGCCAACTCCACTCTCGACACGGATGCCCAAAACGCCCTGTACGAGAAGGCCCAGGAGTACATCGCCGAGCATGCCCTGGCGATCGGGGTCTACGACCGGCTGAGCACGCTGGCCGTGTCGCCGACGCTCAAGGACGTCTGGCAGGAAAACGCACAGGGAGGACCGATCTTCTATGACGCGTACTTCGTCGAGTAGCCCGCCCCGTCCGGCTCGGGCTACTGGCCCGGGCGCGCCCACCCTGCGGCGGGTGCCCACGCTCACCCGGCCCCGGCTGCGCCGGATCGTCGAGAAGATCGGCGGCGCCGTGGTGGTGCTCTTCGGGGCGGCCACGGCCGCGTTCGCCGCCCAGGCCGCCCTGCCGGGAGACCGGGCCACGGTGATCCTCAACATCCGCGCCGGCCAGGCCATCGAACGCACCCCGGCGGAACTGGCGCAGATCAACCAGCAGTACGGCCTGCAGAACCCCCTGGTCGTGCAGTACCTCGACTACATCCGCGGGCTCCTCGTCGGTGACCTCGGCATCTCGTATCAGCAGTTCAAGCCGGTCAGCGAGGTGATCCTGCAGCAGATCGGCCCGACCGTGGCGCTCACGCTCACCGCGATCGCGCTGTCCTGGCTGATCATGATCGCCTGGGTCACCCTCACGGCCGGCCGCACCGGGCGGCTGGCCGGGGCGGGGGCCGTGGTCGACACCACCGCGGCCGGGCTGCCGCACTACTGGCTGGGCATCATCCTGCTGCTCGTCTTCTCGCTCGGTCTGGGTTGGTTCCCCGTGATCAGCGGACCCTCGGCTATCGGGATCGTGCTGCCGGCCCTCACCCTGGCGATCCCGCTGGCCGGGTTCATGGGCCAGGCCACCCGCACGGAGTTCGAGCGGTCGCTTGAGCAGCCGTTCGTGATCTCGGCACGGATGCGCGGCATGGGCGACACCGGGGTGCGGCTGCGCCACGTACTACGGCACTCAGTGCTCCCGGCGATCACCCTGTCGGGCTGGGCGCTGGGCGCCACGATCTCCGGCGCCGTGGTCGTGGAGACCGTGTTCTCCCGTCCCGGCATCGGCAAGGTGCTCGTCGGCGCCGTCAACTCCCAGGACCTGCCCGTTGTCACCGGCATCGTCATCCTCATCGCGGCACTGTACGTCGTGGCCAACCTGCTGGTCGACGTGGCGTACACCCTCGTCGACCCCAGATTGAAGAGCGCATGAGCGCCATCGAACGCCAGACCCCGCCCACCGCAGTCGTTCAGACCCCGCGGGCCCGGAGACGCGCCGCCCCGCCGGCGGGCCTGGTCGTCGCCAGCGGCGCCCTGCTGCTCTTCGCCACCGCAATGGTCGCGCCGGGTCTGCTGGCCACCCACGACCCCTATGCGCTCAACTTGGCGGACGCGCTGCACGCGCCGTCGCCGGAGTACTGGTTCGGCACCGACGAGGCCGGCCGCGACCTCTTCAGCCGCGTGGTCTACGGCACCCGGGAATCGCTGGTGATCGGGCTCGGGGCCACCGCAGTGAGCCTCACCCTCGCGCTGGTCCTCGGAGCGCTGGCAGCGCTCGGCAGCCGGTTCACCGCCGGAACCGTGAACCGGGTGATCGAGGTGCTCCTGGCCTTCCCGACCCTGCTGTTCGCGCTGCTGCTGGTGGCCATCACGGGCCCGTCGGCGCTGTCGCAGGTGTTCGCGGTGGGAGTGGGCAGCGCCCCCGGCTACGCCCGCATCATCCGAGGCCAGATCCTCTCGGCCAAGACCAGCGGGTACGTCGAAGCGGCCGTGGCCCTCGGCCACAGCGACGGCCGCATCCTGCGGCAGCACATCGTGCCCAACGCCGTCCGGCCGCTCGTGGCGATCATCGCCCTGTCGGTCGGCCAGTCGATCGTCTGGGCATCCAGCCTGTCGTTCCTCGGGCTCGGCGTCGCCCCGCCCTCGCCGGAATGGGGCGCGCTGCTCGACGCCGGCCGGGTCTACATCACCCAGGCCTGGTGGCTCACCGTCATTCCCGGCCTTGTGATCGTCGCCCTGGCCCTCGCGGCCACCACCCTCGGCAAGCACATTCAGAACACCTTGGAGAAAGGCGAGAAATGACCTCCACGATCGACAGCGCGCAGGCCCCGGCCGCGCGCACCCCAACGCCAAGGGCGGATGCCCCGCCGCCGAAACGCGGGCGTCTCAGCGTCGCCAACCTCTCCGTCGGTTTCCGGCGGAACGGCATCCTGCACCAGGTGGTGCACGACGTGAGCTTCAGCCTCGAACCGGGGCAGTGCGTGGCCATCGTGGGCGAGTCCGGCTCAGGCAAGAGCGTCACCGCGCGCAGCATCGTGGGGCTGACCGGCAAGAACTCGGTCGTCGACGCCCAGTCGATCCTGCTCGACGGCGACGACCTGCGTGCCACGACCAACCGGCAGTGGCGGCAGATCCGCGGCCGGCGCATCGGCTTCATCCTGCAGGACGCCCTCGTCTCGCTCGACCCGCTGCGCCCGGTGGGCAAGGAGATCGCCGAGGCCCTCGCGCTGCACCGCTGGGGCACCCGGCGGCAGCGGGCCGCGAAGGTCGTCGACCTGCTGCGCGCGGTGGGGGTTCCCTCGCCGGAGAACCGGGCCCGGCAACGCCCGGACGAACTCTCCGGGGGCCTGCGGCAGCGGGCGCTGATCGCCTCCGCCCTGGCTCTTGACCCGGAGATCATCATCGCCGACGAGCCCACCACGGCCCTCGACGTGACGGTGCAGGCGCAGGTGCTCGCGCTGCTGGCCGAGACCAAGGAACGTGGGGTATCGGTGATCCTGATCAGCCACGACCTCTCGGTGGTGGCGCACCTGGCCGACCACATCCTGGTGATGAAGGGCGGCCGGGTCGTGGAGAGCGGCAGCGCCGACCAGGTGCTCAACGATCCGCGGCACGAGTACACCCGCAGCCTCATCAACGCGGTGCCCAGCGAGGCGACCCGTGGCAAGCGCCTGGGCCCGCAGACGCACGCACCTGTGGCTGTCACCGCGCTCGCTCCCGAGCCCGGCGGCTCCAGCGGGCCGGTG
It encodes the following:
- the budA gene encoding acetolactate decarboxylase; this encodes MSTIPAPAFTVTRHEIFQTSLMSALLDGVYEGEMTVRDLLGHGSFGIGTFNGLDGEMLIVDGKCYQLRADGGVTKADLGAYTPYAVVTNFVPHIESALPDNVVRSEASAFIDHMTASENYMYALRIDGDFEWIRMRTVVKQQKPYRPMVEATDEDAIVELHDVSGSLVGFRTPLYEQGIGVPGCHTHFITDDRTGGGHVLDFKLKSGSAALCLGTDLRLQLPLTDAFRDANLSPDDLARQLAKTEQHA
- a CDS encoding SDR family NAD(P)-dependent oxidoreductase encodes the protein MPVIAIIGAGPGLGAAVARRFGREGFSIALISRNQSKLDVMAAELTAAGFIASGYAADVLAPTSMEAALERAEADLGPISALQYSPLPSRDYLKPVLEMTPELALEALRFSALGLMHAVRVVLPSMRRAGDGSVILINGGTSVKARAGFAGTSVAFPAESAYGEMLHDALESENIRVSQLVIPGAIPQLDLAHGIDSVADRIWDLHTVAGPFRTMLIPLEDGRE
- a CDS encoding ABC transporter permease — encoded protein: MSAIERQTPPTAVVQTPRARRRAAPPAGLVVASGALLLFATAMVAPGLLATHDPYALNLADALHAPSPEYWFGTDEAGRDLFSRVVYGTRESLVIGLGATAVSLTLALVLGALAALGSRFTAGTVNRVIEVLLAFPTLLFALLLVAITGPSALSQVFAVGVGSAPGYARIIRGQILSAKTSGYVEAAVALGHSDGRILRQHIVPNAVRPLVAIIALSVGQSIVWASSLSFLGLGVAPPSPEWGALLDAGRVYITQAWWLTVIPGLVIVALALAATTLGKHIQNTLEKGEK
- a CDS encoding ABC transporter substrate-binding protein; this translates as MSRTRSTTTALITLGVVSALSLSACASAAPASTATRVDGGTIVYGHQQEPACVFGGWIEQAYLSSQVLDGLVSLDENHQVVPWLADSWSVSDDQLTWTFTLKDGVTFTDGTPLTAAVVAYNFDYWLAGGNSTASVWLAGYYASAQAVDDRTLTVNLSAPYPRLADNLTQGYFGIQSQQALETRTDEENCEAPIGSGAFVVDHWNRGEEIVLVRNEDYTSPPANAKHTGVAYVDQIDWKFVADPTTRAASLSAGETDVIYDVPAVAWKTLESAGFQLEKYITPGRPQQLTFNTSSGPFVDEKVRQAFAYSLDRESLVETIGQGVIPYEGNGGVSQATPGYSQAAADLYNLDTDTADSLLDAAGWTGRDADGYRTKGGETLDVVLPYGAGSIVNADGASILQGLQEQAKATGFKVELIPVPQSALFAGEYSQPDEKDISVGYWTAVTSGILAINWRQGTPEAPNYNNASFTNYPELESIILEANSTLDTDAQNALYEKAQEYIAEHALAIGVYDRLSTLAVSPTLKDVWQENAQGGPIFYDAYFVE
- a CDS encoding ABC transporter permease, translating into MPTLTRPRLRRIVEKIGGAVVVLFGAATAAFAAQAALPGDRATVILNIRAGQAIERTPAELAQINQQYGLQNPLVVQYLDYIRGLLVGDLGISYQQFKPVSEVILQQIGPTVALTLTAIALSWLIMIAWVTLTAGRTGRLAGAGAVVDTTAAGLPHYWLGIILLLVFSLGLGWFPVISGPSAIGIVLPALTLAIPLAGFMGQATRTEFERSLEQPFVISARMRGMGDTGVRLRHVLRHSVLPAITLSGWALGATISGAVVVETVFSRPGIGKVLVGAVNSQDLPVVTGIVILIAALYVVANLLVDVAYTLVDPRLKSA
- a CDS encoding LysR family transcriptional regulator, translating into MDLRQLEFFSAVAGELNFTRAAERLTIAQSAVSAGVRSLESELGVELFDRSRRQIRLTSTGELLLPKVREALDAVNAVRDVAQQSTHAITGSIVIGLMTSVTLVNVPRLLGLYRSGHPGVGVRLRAARRGSADLVEELASGELDLAFLALSGPVPATLSAVPIASSPMVLVVPAGHPLAASPTVDLATLDGEEFIDLPPGYTSRQIVDDAFAAAGVERRVMIEVSDIGTAAEYVTNGLGVALLPEFAAHDALNVRRIPVAHVPDFTVYLAASRKRRASAAVRAFVNLALSGE
- the alsS gene encoding acetolactate synthase AlsS, with translation MAHTSTAQTTTVEPVSPATSAAEPATAFGLGALGSPRRSADRVVECLEAYGVKWIFGVPGAKIDPVYDALLDGGPQMIVVRHEQNAAFMAAAVGRLTGEPGVVLVTSGPGTANLATGLLTATTEGDPMVAICGAVSRGDRLKRTHQSMDAVGMLSAVAKSAGEVSVADNVPEAIANAFRQAVQEPKGAAAVVLPYDVLTDSTTVSMTTPHWVPQLGAAPAASIREAAELLRTAQFPVILAGARSGSDRAVAALHRLLGAAKLPVVETFQAAGVISHDLEEHYLGRVGLFRNQPGDVLLHKADLILAIGYDFVEYEPSKWNRDHLRRIIHLDELSADLDDYYRPTVELRGDVAETMDALAREIDGLTLSASASAVVATERARLAEADQPIHRDDESEGVHPAELTLAMRALLPDDTTVLCDVGSHYIYMARHFRTYHPRTLLFSNGQQTLGVALPWAIAATLVRPGTPVVSVSGDGGFLYSAMELETAVRLGSTFTHIIFNDGTYDMVAFQQQGKYGRTSGVQLGDYDAVQYAESFGAHGYRVTHLDDFAKVLEQAMNDDGPSIIDVRVDYRNNRDELMADLESDVLL
- a CDS encoding UBP-type zinc finger domain-containing protein, which produces MDHAYWWLHLRRCAACGHVRCCDDSLNRHVTAHAAAAGHPVILSFEAGEDWFWNYTVNAFVTGPRLADPQSHPATQPVPGPAGRVRADWENQLAG